One region of Epilithonimonas zeae genomic DNA includes:
- a CDS encoding uroporphyrinogen-III synthase, producing the protein MKIKSILVSQPAPNESSPYLEIAKKEKIKIDFRPFIHVEGVDAKELRTQKIDLTQYTGVIFTSKNAIDHYFRLAEEMRFSVPDSMRYICQSEAIANYLQKHIVYRKRKISFGEKNFSDLAALFKKHPSEKYLLPSSDVLTPEIPKVLDAANLDWTRAIMYKTVPSDLTDINIKDYDMLVFFSHQGIKSLGINFPDFKQEDTKIAVFGTTTQAAAEEAGLTVNVMAPTKENPSMTMAIEKYIKSINK; encoded by the coding sequence ATGAAAATCAAATCTATTTTAGTGTCACAGCCCGCTCCGAATGAATCTTCACCTTATTTGGAAATAGCGAAAAAAGAGAAAATCAAAATCGATTTTCGTCCTTTTATACACGTAGAAGGTGTGGATGCGAAAGAACTCAGAACTCAGAAAATAGACCTGACGCAATATACGGGCGTTATTTTCACGAGTAAGAATGCGATTGACCATTATTTTCGTCTTGCTGAGGAAATGAGATTCAGCGTTCCGGATTCTATGCGTTATATCTGCCAGTCGGAAGCGATTGCCAACTACTTGCAGAAGCATATTGTTTATAGAAAAAGAAAAATCAGCTTTGGTGAGAAGAACTTTTCAGATTTAGCAGCTTTGTTCAAAAAGCATCCGTCTGAGAAATATCTTTTACCTTCTTCTGATGTCTTAACACCAGAAATCCCGAAGGTTTTAGATGCAGCCAACCTAGACTGGACAAGAGCAATAATGTATAAAACTGTTCCGAGTGATTTGACAGATATCAACATCAAAGATTACGATATGTTGGTATTTTTCAGTCATCAGGGAATCAAATCTTTAGGAATCAATTTCCCAGATTTCAAACAAGAAGATACAAAAATTGCTGTTTTCGGAACTACTACCCAAGCCGCTGCAGAAGAAGCAGGATTGACAGTTAACGTAATGGCTCCAACCAAAGAAAATCCGTCTATGACAATGGCCATAGAAAAATATATCAAAAGTATCAATAAATAA